A window of Aeromicrobium duanguangcaii genomic DNA:
GACGACGTCGCCGAGGACGGCACTGGCCGTCGGCGCGCCACCGGCGCCCGGTCCGTAGAACATGAGCTGGCCGGCGGCCTCGCTCTCGACGAAGACGGCGTTGTAGGCGCCACGCACGCTGGCCAGCGGGTGGGTCTTGGGGATCATCGCCGGGTGGACGCGCGCCGAGACGGCCGTGCCCTCGGCGTTGATCTCGCAGATGGCCAGCAGCTTGACGACGCAGTCCATCTCCTCCGCGGAGCTGACGTCGGCCGCGGTGACCTCGGTGATGCCCTCGCGGTGGACGTCGGCGATCGTCACGCGGGTGTGGAAGGCCAGGCCCGCGAGGATGGCCGCCTTGGCGGCGGCGTCGAAGCCCTCGACGTCGGCCGTCGGGTCGGCCTCGGCGAACCCGAGACGCTGCGCCTCGTCAAGTGCCTCGTCGAAGCTGGCGCCCGTGGAGGTCATGGCGTCGAGGATGAAGTTCGTGGTGCCGTTCACGATGCCCAGGACGCGCTCGACCCGGTCGCCGGCGAGGGACTCGCGCAGCGGGCGGACGATCGGGATCGCCCCGGCGACGGCGGCCTCGTAGTAGAGGTCGCGCTCGGCCTTGAGGGCGGCCTCGTAGAGCCTGTCCCCGTCCTCGGCCAGCAGCGCCTTGTTCGCGGTGACGACGGACGCACCGCTCTCGAGCGCCGCGAGGATCAGCTCACGGGCCGGCTCGATGCCGCCGATGACCTCGATCACGACGTCGAGGTCGCCTCGGGTCACGAGGCCCATGGCGTCGGTCGTGAACAGGTCGGCGGGCAGATCCAGGTCGCGGGTGCGGTCGATCCGGCGGACGGCGATGCCGACCAGCTCGACCGGAGCGCCGACACGTCGGCCGAGCTCCTCGGCGTCGCGCACCAGGAATCGGGCGACCTCGGTGCCGACGACACCGCAGCCGAGCATCGCGATGCGGATCGGGCGGGCTCCGTCGGGA
This region includes:
- a CDS encoding homoserine dehydrogenase, encoding MPPFEAPDGARPIRIAMLGCGVVGTEVARFLVRDAEELGRRVGAPVELVGIAVRRIDRTRDLDLPADLFTTDAMGLVTRGDLDVVIEVIGGIEPARELILAALESGASVVTANKALLAEDGDRLYEAALKAERDLYYEAAVAGAIPIVRPLRESLAGDRVERVLGIVNGTTNFILDAMTSTGASFDEALDEAQRLGFAEADPTADVEGFDAAAKAAILAGLAFHTRVTIADVHREGITEVTAADVSSAEEMDCVVKLLAICEINAEGTAVSARVHPAMIPKTHPLASVRGAYNAVFVESEAAGQLMFYGPGAGGAPTASAVLGDVVTVARHRVEGVYGPGETAHAQVEVLDIGRARTRYYVSIDVDDRPGVLSAVAQAFAVHDVSIRTVRQEGRGDDAQLVVVTHEADDAALAATVGQIRDLEMVRGVSSVMRVEGVS